Proteins encoded together in one Plutella xylostella chromosome 17, ilPluXylo3.1, whole genome shotgun sequence window:
- the LOC105392875 gene encoding sodium-independent sulfate anion transporter isoform X2, with product MMIPRRKHNASSGSLAPPDDKHASNDYILADSGGAPEGWCAALRRKLTRKTLYKRVPVTAWLPEYNAEKAIGDLIAGVTVGLTVIPQSLAYSNIAGLPPQYGLYGSFLGCFIYIILGGCRAVPAGPTAIASLLTWQVAGGVVEKAILLTLLAGIVELLMGVLGLGFLIDFVSGPVSSGFTSAVALMIATSQVKDLFAITVTGNTFLQQWISVFGNLHMASLWDPVLGFICIIVLLSLRKIGMVKLGANREGGPSIRQKVIMKCLWLLATCRNAIVVVATGVLGYWFVATQGTSPVRLMGAIPSGIPSVQPPPFSYVRADNTTADFLDMISELGSGIIVIPLIVLLEDIAICKAFSDGKTIDATQEMIAMGAVSIGNSFMQAYPGGGSLARSVVSNGSGVKTPFSGLYTGCMVLLALQFFTQYFEYIPKAALAAVIISAILFMVEYDVVKPMWRAKKLDLIPGVGTFILCLTLPLELGILTGVVVNIIFILYHAARPKFSVEMLKTERGIEYLMVTPDRCLMFPSVEYVRRLVTKCAGGAGGGSMPVVLECTHIYSADYTAAKSIERLTADFHDRRQPLYFYNVKPSVCSIFEAVAKPEHFVVFYEDEELDRLLAADDRLPPLPNHDKPPV from the exons GATGATCCCGAGACGCAAACACAACGCCTCCTCCGGCTCGCTGGCGCCCCCCGACGACAAGCACGCCAGCAACGACTACATAC TGGCGGACAGCGGGGGAGCCCCCGAGGGCTGGTGCGCCGCGCTGCGACGGAAGCTCACGCGCAAGACCCTGTACAAGCGAGTCCCGGTGACGGCCTGGCTGCCTGA ATACAACGCGGAAAAAGCAATCGGAGATCTCATAGCGGGGGTGACCGTCGGTCTCACCGTGATACCTCAATCCCTCGCGTATTCTAACATCGCTGGCCTGCCGCCCCAGTACGGGCTCTACGGGTCCTTCCTCGGATGCTTCATCTACATCATCCTCGGCGGATGCCGTGCTGTCCCCGCCGGCCCCACCGCCATCGCCTCACTCTTAACCTGGCAAGTCGCCGGTGGAGTCGTCGAAAAAGCCATCCTTCTCACATTACTCGCTGGAATCGTCGAACTATTAATGGGAGTTCTCGGCCTCGGCTTCCTGATAGACTTCGTGTCAGGGCCGGTGTCCTCAGGCTTCACGTCGGCCGTGGCACTGATGATCGCCACGTCGCAAGTGAAGGACCTGTTCGCCATCACGGTTACGGGAAACACGTTCCTGCAGCAATGgatctccgtgttcggcaacCTGCACATGGCGTCTCTCTGGGACCCGGTGCTCGGGTTTATTTGCATCATCGTGCTGCTTAGCTTGCGG AAAATCGGCATGGTGAAGCTAGGCGCAAACCGCGAAGGCGGGCCGAGTATCCGTCAGAAGGTGATCATGAAGTGTCTGTGGCTGCTGGCGACCTGCCGGAATGCCATCGTGGTGGTCGCCACCGGCGTGCTGGGCTACTGGTTCGTGGCTACCCAGGGTACTTCTCCTGTGAGGCTTATGG GCGCTATTCCCTCCGGCATCCCTTCAGTCCAACCGCCTCCGTTCAGCTACGTCCGCGCCGACAACACGACCGCAGACTTCCTCGACATGATCTCCGAACTCGGCTCCGGGATCATCGTCATCCCCCTCATAGTGCTGCTGGAAGACATCGCTATCTGCAAGGCGTTCAGCGATGGGAAGACTATAGATGCAACCCAAGAGATGATAGCCATGGGAGCGGTTTCAATCGGAAACTCTTTCATGCAAGCGTACCCTGGTGGCGGGTCTCTAGCGAGATCTGTCGTCTCCAATGGCTCGGGAGTTAAGACTCCGTTCAGTGGCTTGTACACTGGATGTATGGTGCTGTTGGCTCTCCAGTTCTTCACGCAATACTTCGAGTATATCCCGAAGGCGGCGCTGGCTGCCGTCATCATATCAGCTATACTGTTCATGGTGGAATATGATGTGGTGAAACCCATGTGGAGGGCTAAGA AACTGGACCTGATCCCCGGCGTGGGCACGTTCATCCTGTGTCTGACGCTGCCCCTGGAGCTGGGCATACTGACCGGCGTCGTCGTCAACATCATCTTCATCCTGTACCACGCCGCCAGGCCCAAGTTCTCCGTCGAGATGCTCAAG ACGGAACGCGGCATAGAATACCTGATGGTGACACCAGACCGGTGCCTCATGTTCCCTTCAGTGGAGTACGTGCGTCGCCTCGTCACCAAATGCGCgggcggcgccggcggcggaTCCATGCCTGTCGTCTTAGAGTGCACACACATCTACAGCGCAGATTATACTGCAGCCAAGAGCATTGAAAGACTAACTGCCGACTTCCACGACCGCCGTCAACCTCTTTACTTCTATAATGTGAAACCGTCAGTCTGCTCAATATTTGAAGCCGTTGCCAAGCCAGAACACTTCGTCGTGTTCTACGAAGATGAGGAGTTGGATAGGCTTCTAGCGGCTGATGACCGTCTCCCCCCACTACCCAACCACGACAAACCCCCCGTCTGA
- the LOC105392875 gene encoding sodium-independent sulfate anion transporter isoform X1 codes for MGYEMMIPRRKHNASSGSLAPPDDKHASNDYILADSGGAPEGWCAALRRKLTRKTLYKRVPVTAWLPEYNAEKAIGDLIAGVTVGLTVIPQSLAYSNIAGLPPQYGLYGSFLGCFIYIILGGCRAVPAGPTAIASLLTWQVAGGVVEKAILLTLLAGIVELLMGVLGLGFLIDFVSGPVSSGFTSAVALMIATSQVKDLFAITVTGNTFLQQWISVFGNLHMASLWDPVLGFICIIVLLSLRKIGMVKLGANREGGPSIRQKVIMKCLWLLATCRNAIVVVATGVLGYWFVATQGTSPVRLMGAIPSGIPSVQPPPFSYVRADNTTADFLDMISELGSGIIVIPLIVLLEDIAICKAFSDGKTIDATQEMIAMGAVSIGNSFMQAYPGGGSLARSVVSNGSGVKTPFSGLYTGCMVLLALQFFTQYFEYIPKAALAAVIISAILFMVEYDVVKPMWRAKKLDLIPGVGTFILCLTLPLELGILTGVVVNIIFILYHAARPKFSVEMLKTERGIEYLMVTPDRCLMFPSVEYVRRLVTKCAGGAGGGSMPVVLECTHIYSADYTAAKSIERLTADFHDRRQPLYFYNVKPSVCSIFEAVAKPEHFVVFYEDEELDRLLAADDRLPPLPNHDKPPV; via the exons GATGATCCCGAGACGCAAACACAACGCCTCCTCCGGCTCGCTGGCGCCCCCCGACGACAAGCACGCCAGCAACGACTACATAC TGGCGGACAGCGGGGGAGCCCCCGAGGGCTGGTGCGCCGCGCTGCGACGGAAGCTCACGCGCAAGACCCTGTACAAGCGAGTCCCGGTGACGGCCTGGCTGCCTGA ATACAACGCGGAAAAAGCAATCGGAGATCTCATAGCGGGGGTGACCGTCGGTCTCACCGTGATACCTCAATCCCTCGCGTATTCTAACATCGCTGGCCTGCCGCCCCAGTACGGGCTCTACGGGTCCTTCCTCGGATGCTTCATCTACATCATCCTCGGCGGATGCCGTGCTGTCCCCGCCGGCCCCACCGCCATCGCCTCACTCTTAACCTGGCAAGTCGCCGGTGGAGTCGTCGAAAAAGCCATCCTTCTCACATTACTCGCTGGAATCGTCGAACTATTAATGGGAGTTCTCGGCCTCGGCTTCCTGATAGACTTCGTGTCAGGGCCGGTGTCCTCAGGCTTCACGTCGGCCGTGGCACTGATGATCGCCACGTCGCAAGTGAAGGACCTGTTCGCCATCACGGTTACGGGAAACACGTTCCTGCAGCAATGgatctccgtgttcggcaacCTGCACATGGCGTCTCTCTGGGACCCGGTGCTCGGGTTTATTTGCATCATCGTGCTGCTTAGCTTGCGG AAAATCGGCATGGTGAAGCTAGGCGCAAACCGCGAAGGCGGGCCGAGTATCCGTCAGAAGGTGATCATGAAGTGTCTGTGGCTGCTGGCGACCTGCCGGAATGCCATCGTGGTGGTCGCCACCGGCGTGCTGGGCTACTGGTTCGTGGCTACCCAGGGTACTTCTCCTGTGAGGCTTATGG GCGCTATTCCCTCCGGCATCCCTTCAGTCCAACCGCCTCCGTTCAGCTACGTCCGCGCCGACAACACGACCGCAGACTTCCTCGACATGATCTCCGAACTCGGCTCCGGGATCATCGTCATCCCCCTCATAGTGCTGCTGGAAGACATCGCTATCTGCAAGGCGTTCAGCGATGGGAAGACTATAGATGCAACCCAAGAGATGATAGCCATGGGAGCGGTTTCAATCGGAAACTCTTTCATGCAAGCGTACCCTGGTGGCGGGTCTCTAGCGAGATCTGTCGTCTCCAATGGCTCGGGAGTTAAGACTCCGTTCAGTGGCTTGTACACTGGATGTATGGTGCTGTTGGCTCTCCAGTTCTTCACGCAATACTTCGAGTATATCCCGAAGGCGGCGCTGGCTGCCGTCATCATATCAGCTATACTGTTCATGGTGGAATATGATGTGGTGAAACCCATGTGGAGGGCTAAGA AACTGGACCTGATCCCCGGCGTGGGCACGTTCATCCTGTGTCTGACGCTGCCCCTGGAGCTGGGCATACTGACCGGCGTCGTCGTCAACATCATCTTCATCCTGTACCACGCCGCCAGGCCCAAGTTCTCCGTCGAGATGCTCAAG ACGGAACGCGGCATAGAATACCTGATGGTGACACCAGACCGGTGCCTCATGTTCCCTTCAGTGGAGTACGTGCGTCGCCTCGTCACCAAATGCGCgggcggcgccggcggcggaTCCATGCCTGTCGTCTTAGAGTGCACACACATCTACAGCGCAGATTATACTGCAGCCAAGAGCATTGAAAGACTAACTGCCGACTTCCACGACCGCCGTCAACCTCTTTACTTCTATAATGTGAAACCGTCAGTCTGCTCAATATTTGAAGCCGTTGCCAAGCCAGAACACTTCGTCGTGTTCTACGAAGATGAGGAGTTGGATAGGCTTCTAGCGGCTGATGACCGTCTCCCCCCACTACCCAACCACGACAAACCCCCCGTCTGA
- the LOC105392875 gene encoding sodium-independent sulfate anion transporter isoform X3 yields MIPRRKHNASSGSLAPPDDKHASNDYILADSGGAPEGWCAALRRKLTRKTLYKRVPVTAWLPEYNAEKAIGDLIAGVTVGLTVIPQSLAYSNIAGLPPQYGLYGSFLGCFIYIILGGCRAVPAGPTAIASLLTWQVAGGVVEKAILLTLLAGIVELLMGVLGLGFLIDFVSGPVSSGFTSAVALMIATSQVKDLFAITVTGNTFLQQWISVFGNLHMASLWDPVLGFICIIVLLSLRKIGMVKLGANREGGPSIRQKVIMKCLWLLATCRNAIVVVATGVLGYWFVATQGTSPVRLMGAIPSGIPSVQPPPFSYVRADNTTADFLDMISELGSGIIVIPLIVLLEDIAICKAFSDGKTIDATQEMIAMGAVSIGNSFMQAYPGGGSLARSVVSNGSGVKTPFSGLYTGCMVLLALQFFTQYFEYIPKAALAAVIISAILFMVEYDVVKPMWRAKKLDLIPGVGTFILCLTLPLELGILTGVVVNIIFILYHAARPKFSVEMLKTERGIEYLMVTPDRCLMFPSVEYVRRLVTKCAGGAGGGSMPVVLECTHIYSADYTAAKSIERLTADFHDRRQPLYFYNVKPSVCSIFEAVAKPEHFVVFYEDEELDRLLAADDRLPPLPNHDKPPV; encoded by the exons ATGATCCCGAGACGCAAACACAACGCCTCCTCCGGCTCGCTGGCGCCCCCCGACGACAAGCACGCCAGCAACGACTACATAC TGGCGGACAGCGGGGGAGCCCCCGAGGGCTGGTGCGCCGCGCTGCGACGGAAGCTCACGCGCAAGACCCTGTACAAGCGAGTCCCGGTGACGGCCTGGCTGCCTGA ATACAACGCGGAAAAAGCAATCGGAGATCTCATAGCGGGGGTGACCGTCGGTCTCACCGTGATACCTCAATCCCTCGCGTATTCTAACATCGCTGGCCTGCCGCCCCAGTACGGGCTCTACGGGTCCTTCCTCGGATGCTTCATCTACATCATCCTCGGCGGATGCCGTGCTGTCCCCGCCGGCCCCACCGCCATCGCCTCACTCTTAACCTGGCAAGTCGCCGGTGGAGTCGTCGAAAAAGCCATCCTTCTCACATTACTCGCTGGAATCGTCGAACTATTAATGGGAGTTCTCGGCCTCGGCTTCCTGATAGACTTCGTGTCAGGGCCGGTGTCCTCAGGCTTCACGTCGGCCGTGGCACTGATGATCGCCACGTCGCAAGTGAAGGACCTGTTCGCCATCACGGTTACGGGAAACACGTTCCTGCAGCAATGgatctccgtgttcggcaacCTGCACATGGCGTCTCTCTGGGACCCGGTGCTCGGGTTTATTTGCATCATCGTGCTGCTTAGCTTGCGG AAAATCGGCATGGTGAAGCTAGGCGCAAACCGCGAAGGCGGGCCGAGTATCCGTCAGAAGGTGATCATGAAGTGTCTGTGGCTGCTGGCGACCTGCCGGAATGCCATCGTGGTGGTCGCCACCGGCGTGCTGGGCTACTGGTTCGTGGCTACCCAGGGTACTTCTCCTGTGAGGCTTATGG GCGCTATTCCCTCCGGCATCCCTTCAGTCCAACCGCCTCCGTTCAGCTACGTCCGCGCCGACAACACGACCGCAGACTTCCTCGACATGATCTCCGAACTCGGCTCCGGGATCATCGTCATCCCCCTCATAGTGCTGCTGGAAGACATCGCTATCTGCAAGGCGTTCAGCGATGGGAAGACTATAGATGCAACCCAAGAGATGATAGCCATGGGAGCGGTTTCAATCGGAAACTCTTTCATGCAAGCGTACCCTGGTGGCGGGTCTCTAGCGAGATCTGTCGTCTCCAATGGCTCGGGAGTTAAGACTCCGTTCAGTGGCTTGTACACTGGATGTATGGTGCTGTTGGCTCTCCAGTTCTTCACGCAATACTTCGAGTATATCCCGAAGGCGGCGCTGGCTGCCGTCATCATATCAGCTATACTGTTCATGGTGGAATATGATGTGGTGAAACCCATGTGGAGGGCTAAGA AACTGGACCTGATCCCCGGCGTGGGCACGTTCATCCTGTGTCTGACGCTGCCCCTGGAGCTGGGCATACTGACCGGCGTCGTCGTCAACATCATCTTCATCCTGTACCACGCCGCCAGGCCCAAGTTCTCCGTCGAGATGCTCAAG ACGGAACGCGGCATAGAATACCTGATGGTGACACCAGACCGGTGCCTCATGTTCCCTTCAGTGGAGTACGTGCGTCGCCTCGTCACCAAATGCGCgggcggcgccggcggcggaTCCATGCCTGTCGTCTTAGAGTGCACACACATCTACAGCGCAGATTATACTGCAGCCAAGAGCATTGAAAGACTAACTGCCGACTTCCACGACCGCCGTCAACCTCTTTACTTCTATAATGTGAAACCGTCAGTCTGCTCAATATTTGAAGCCGTTGCCAAGCCAGAACACTTCGTCGTGTTCTACGAAGATGAGGAGTTGGATAGGCTTCTAGCGGCTGATGACCGTCTCCCCCCACTACCCAACCACGACAAACCCCCCGTCTGA